Part of the Bacillota bacterium genome, AGCCAATGGAGGAATTTGAATGGGGTGGGCGCCGGGTTGTGCTCATCGACCTGAGCGACACGCTCGAGAACGAGACGGCGCCGTTTGAACCAAACCGCCATGAGATTCGCTACATTGACCATGTAGAGGGCATGAAGCTGGGGGCCGAGATCTTCAAGCTCTCTCCAGATGTGCTGTCCAGGATCTTCCCGAGAGGGTACGCCTGGGCGGTCGAGGTTGCAACTCTCTCGTCGCACTCGGGAACGCACGTCGACGCCCCCTATCACTATGGCCCTCGCATGGTGGACGGGCGGCCTGCCCGCCCCATCGACCAGGTCCCGCTTCGCTGGTGTTTCGGCGACGGCGTCGTGCTGGACATGACCCACAAGAGGCGCGGGGAGGGCATCACCGCACGAGACATCGAGGAAGCCCTTCGGAAGATCGGCTACGCCCTCAAGCCCTACGACATTGTCTTGATCCGTACGGACACGTACAAGCGATTCAAAGAGAAGGGTTACGACGTGCTCCATGCTGGCCTGACCCGGGAGGGGACGGCTTACCTGGTGGAACGGGGCGTCAAACTCATCGGTATTGACGCCTGGGGCATCGACCGGCCTTTTGACGTGATGTTCAAAGAGGCACTGGAAGGCCGGTATGAATTCTGGCAGTCACATTTCTACGGATTGGAGAATGAGTACTGCCAGATCGAGAAGCTGGCCAACCTCGACAAGATTCCTCGCCCCTACGGATTCACCGTCATGGCATTTCCTGCCAAGATCAAGGGGGCCAGTGCGGGCTGGGCTCGGGTCGTTGCTCTGGTCGACCTGGGAGCCGCTTGAGGAGAGGAGGAAAACCATGAACAAGATCGCCCGCAGAGACGTGTTGAAGGCCGCGGCGCTCGCCGGGATGTCGGTTCTTGTTCCTGGCTCCCGGAGGCTCCGTGCGCAGACGGGGGCTCCCGTTCGCATTGGCTGCACCCTTCCTCTGACCGGACCATTTGCCGATACCGGCACTTGGGTGCAGAGAGGTTACGAATACTGGGCGGAGGAGGTAAACGCCAGGGGAGGCCTGCTCGGCCGTCCCGTAGAACTCCGGGTGTTGGACGACGCCTCCAGTGTAGAGCGAGCGACCAGCTTGCTTGAACGCCTGATCTCGGTTGACCGGGTGGATCTGATCCTCGGAGGCTATCCGGGCACCTCGGCCGCGGCCCAGATGCTGGTGGCCGAGCGCTATCGCAAGGTTTACATCTCCATGGGAGGCCACATGGCTTCCTTCAGTCGCGGTTTCAAGTACTCCTTTGGCGCTCCACCGCTTATGGGCGAGTGGTGGTACACAGGTGTCTGGAAGTGGCTGGCCACGATGAATCCGGCCGAGCGGCCACAGCGAGCTGCGGCCATTACCCTCAATAACGCGATCGGCCAGGCTGTCCGGAAGAACATGGTTGACGGTTTGAAGAGCCTGGGAATACCACTGGTGGTTGACGAACTCTACACCCTGCCGCTTGCCTCGGCCGAGCCCCTGGTGCAAAAGGCGAAAGGGGCGGGCGCGGACCTCTTCATCGCCAATGGCTTTTTCGGTGAGGGCGTGCAAACGGTTCGCGCCATGAAAGCTCTCGACTACAATCCGAAGCTCTTCCTCCAGGGCATCGGATCGATCATACCTGAGTGGGTCAAGGAGCTCGGGCCAGATGGGGACTACGTGGTTTCTGGAACCCCCCTGCACCACAAGTTGCCTTATCCAGGGCTCTCCCGGCTCGTTGACGTGGTGAAGGCGCGTTTCACTCTGGACGAACCTCCGCAGTACTTCCTGTTCGGGTACGCGTGGGCGCAGGCTCTGGAGAAGGCGGTGGAAGGCAGCAAGAGCCTGGGGGACGACGACCTGGCCTCCTATCTGAGGCTGCATCCCATCGACACCATCGCCGGGAGGCTGAAGTTCGGCGAGACGGGGCTTCCCGAACCGTACGAATACACGACGCAGGTGATCAACGGCAAAGTCGAGTTGATCTGGCCCCTCTTTGCCCGAACTGCCGATCCGGTCTACCCGAGGCCACCGTGGAGAAGATGAGCGGGTTTGCATCTGGCACTTGTCAATCTTCATTCGGGCGGCCGACATGGAACAGACGGTTCAGGCCCTGATCAGCGGCGTACTCCTGGGATCCGTGCTGGCCTTCCTGAGCGCCGGCTTTAGCCTGGTCTGGGGGGCTACGGGGACCATCAACATCAGCCACTCGGCCCTTGCGGTAGCGAGTGCGTACCTGGCGTATTCGCTTGCCTCTCGGGGGCCAGGAGGGCTCGCGGTGAGCCTGCTGGTGAGCGCACCGTTCGGGTTCGCCGTGGGGGTGCTGGTGTACAGGGTGTTGGTCCGGCCGGCCGCCCGGCGCGCGCAGGATTTCTCCCTGGCCACGCTCGTCATCACTTTTGGCCTCAGCATCGCTTTTGAGAATATCCTGGCAGGCCGCTGGGGGCCAGGCCCCCGGGTGCTCAACCTGTCCGTCGCCGGCCGGTCGGTTGCACTTTTGGGCGCCAGGGTGCCGCTTGCGACTCTGCTCGCCGCGGCCCTGGCCTGGCTGGGCCTGGCAGCCTTGTGGGTGTTCTTGTATCGGAGCCACCCGGGCAAGGCGGTCCGCGCGGTCTGGCAGGACCAGGTGGGGGCCGCCCTCTACGGGATCGACCGCGACCGGGTCACGGGGCTCGCTTTTGGTCTGGCCGCAGCGACGGCCTCCCTGGGAGGCATCGCAATGGGAATGGTCTACGCCTTCAGCCCGACCGTGCACATCGAATGGCTCATCTGGGCGTTTCTCATCGTGATAGTGGGCGGAGTGGGAAGTCTTTACGGAGCTGCGCTGGCAGGGTTGCTGATTGGTCTCGCGAGTACCGCCGTCGGCCTGTTGATTCCGTTCTCCTGGACGCCGCTCATCCTGTTCGGCATGCTGATGGGGGTCATCTTGTGGCGACCCACCGGGCTGTTCCGTTTTTGAGCATGGTCGTGGCGAGTGCAGTTGCAGCGGCGGTGCCTCTGCTGAGGCCGCCGGAGTACGCCCTCTCCTTTCTTTATTTCACCTTCCTGTACTCGGCCATGGCGGTGGGATGGACGATCCTCGGCGGCTTCACGGGCTACCTCAGCTTCGGTCATGTGGCCTTCCTGGGCATCGGGGGGTACACTGCAGCGCTGGCGAGTCTAACCCTACTGCCTTCCGCCGGGCTTGGGCCACCGGCGAGCCTGGCCCTGCTGATGTTGTTAGGGGGCGTGGTGGCCGCGGCTGTCGCGTTGGTGGTAGGGGCGCCGCTTCTCCGTTTGCGGGGCCCCTACTTCACGGTCGGCTCGTTGCTCTTTGTCAAGGTGCTGGCCGTTTTGGTCCTCAATACCCCATTTCTAGGCGGCGGCGCGGGACTGTGGCTTCCCATGCCACCGCTTGATATCACCGGCCTCCGACGGTTGGTCTACTTTGCGACACTGGGCCTTGCCGGGCTGGCCGTTCTTGTGGCTTGGCGCATCCAGCATAGCAAGGTCGGCCTGGGTCTGCGCGCCATTCGAGAAGATGAGGACGTCGCCGCCGGGTTGGCGGTGGATACGTTACGGCTCAAGCTGATCGCTCTTTGCGCCAGCGCCGCGATCACCGGCATGGCCGGCGCCGTCTATGCGTTCGAGCGCGGCAACATCTATGTGGAAACCATGTTTGACCTCAACATCTCGGTGCTGGTCGTGCTGAGCGCTTT contains:
- a CDS encoding cyclase family protein, whose amino-acid sequence is MEEFEWGGRRVVLIDLSDTLENETAPFEPNRHEIRYIDHVEGMKLGAEIFKLSPDVLSRIFPRGYAWAVEVATLSSHSGTHVDAPYHYGPRMVDGRPARPIDQVPLRWCFGDGVVLDMTHKRRGEGITARDIEEALRKIGYALKPYDIVLIRTDTYKRFKEKGYDVLHAGLTREGTAYLVERGVKLIGIDAWGIDRPFDVMFKEALEGRYEFWQSHFYGLENEYCQIEKLANLDKIPRPYGFTVMAFPAKIKGASAGWARVVALVDLGAA
- a CDS encoding amino acid ABC transporter substrate-binding protein: MNKIARRDVLKAAALAGMSVLVPGSRRLRAQTGAPVRIGCTLPLTGPFADTGTWVQRGYEYWAEEVNARGGLLGRPVELRVLDDASSVERATSLLERLISVDRVDLILGGYPGTSAAAQMLVAERYRKVYISMGGHMASFSRGFKYSFGAPPLMGEWWYTGVWKWLATMNPAERPQRAAAITLNNAIGQAVRKNMVDGLKSLGIPLVVDELYTLPLASAEPLVQKAKGAGADLFIANGFFGEGVQTVRAMKALDYNPKLFLQGIGSIIPEWVKELGPDGDYVVSGTPLHHKLPYPGLSRLVDVVKARFTLDEPPQYFLFGYAWAQALEKAVEGSKSLGDDDLASYLRLHPIDTIAGRLKFGETGLPEPYEYTTQVINGKVELIWPLFARTADPVYPRPPWRR
- a CDS encoding branched-chain amino acid ABC transporter permease translates to MSIFIRAADMEQTVQALISGVLLGSVLAFLSAGFSLVWGATGTINISHSALAVASAYLAYSLASRGPGGLAVSLLVSAPFGFAVGVLVYRVLVRPAARRAQDFSLATLVITFGLSIAFENILAGRWGPGPRVLNLSVAGRSVALLGARVPLATLLAAALAWLGLAALWVFLYRSHPGKAVRAVWQDQVGAALYGIDRDRVTGLAFGLAAATASLGGIAMGMVYAFSPTVHIEWLIWAFLIVIVGGVGSLYGAALAGLLIGLASTAVGLLIPFSWTPLILFGMLMGVILWRPTGLFRF
- a CDS encoding branched-chain amino acid ABC transporter permease yields the protein MATHRAVPFLSMVVASAVAAAVPLLRPPEYALSFLYFTFLYSAMAVGWTILGGFTGYLSFGHVAFLGIGGYTAALASLTLLPSAGLGPPASLALLMLLGGVVAAAVALVVGAPLLRLRGPYFTVGSLLFVKVLAVLVLNTPFLGGGAGLWLPMPPLDITGLRRLVYFATLGLAGLAVLVAWRIQHSKVGLGLRAIREDEDVAAGLAVDTLRLKLIALCASAAITGMAGAVYAFERGNIYVETMFDLNISVLVVLSALLGGAGHWAGPLLGASLVRILDEFLGVYVGKETARVLFGLMLALVMLFRPKGMLVPATAVGWTRNLKPSAKETQDVAAT